In one Dermacentor albipictus isolate Rhodes 1998 colony chromosome 4, USDA_Dalb.pri_finalv2, whole genome shotgun sequence genomic region, the following are encoded:
- the LOC139059089 gene encoding uncharacterized protein isoform X1, producing MEVVVQGEDISPEEFSEKVGWFTINTSRQRGSQDGGREGGSQGVGSDRRERQDGGHGHVSTKSIKMAGRKLALRSVASQQPRLPTGLHKVIIRPSGGLKALSLGGDVKIYEIVRAAAGVNLKEAKEDIIQLNTKQNTILVGTMSEERMHRYLKIKILQVDQAKYEVNAYLSAPDGSGKGVIHGIPVKHTEAQILDNLDCSRNPKIRGVRRMGKTSTSVLILFVNDNVPFWIYYGGGLLKCFLYKKKFEVCNACGHLGHRSDVCPDPDDVKCRGCGTVKPPDGHVCDPKCALCGKGHELGNKKCREIYRTPYIVRKRRWERKLQEEEAKKTPSSGRKSRSRSREGFRSRSGSFPRLGHPGRSSSRGCSSSRDRSGSGVHSGSRARSSSRPRNEANKQREVDDTRSPPLKRKPGANAPQEPTMADLCKKMDDFQASWEAKFASVVQAIQALSEESQKHRAALVSINNWQRETEQKVHGGSQTAATLIPLGDNPQFNHGQSQ from the exons ATGGAGGTTGTTGTTCAAGGGGAGGATATTTCTCCTGAAGAATTTTCCGAGAAGGTCGGTTGGTTCACGATCAACACAAGCCGGCAACGCggcagccaagatggcggccgcgaaggAGGAAGCCAAGGTGTCGGCTCGGATCGAAGAGAGagacaagatggcggccacggcCACGTGAGCACCAAATCAATCAAGATGGCGGGGAGGAAATTGGCGCTGCGCTCCGTGGCGTCACAGCAACCACGCCTACCTACTGGCTTGCATAAGGTGATAATCAGACCGAGCGGAGGATTGAAAGCTCTATCTTTGGGTGGAGACGTGAAGATATATGAGATTGTTCGAGCCGCTGCGGGCGTGAATTTGAAGGAGGCTAAGGAAGACATTATTCAACTTAACACCAAGCAAAACACCATTTTGGTGGGCACCATGAGTGAAGAAAGAATGCATCGGTACCTGAAGATAAAAATACTTCAGGTTGATCAGGCAAAATACGAAGTAAACGCCTACCTGTCAGCCCCCGATGGCAGTGGCAAAGGAGTTATTCATGGGATCCCGGTGAAACACACGGAAGCACAGATTCTGGACAACCTGGATTGTTCAAGGAACCCCAAAATCAGAGGGGTCAGAAGAATGGGGAAGACATCGACCTCAGTTCTGATACTCTTCGTAAACGATAATGTGCCGTTTTGGATTTATTATGGAGGCGGGCTCCTCAAGTGCTTCCTCTACAAAAAGAAGTTTGAGGTGTGCAACGCATGCGGACATCttgggcaccgctctgatgtgtgtccggACCCGGACGACGTCAAGTGCCGCGGCTGCGGTACGGTGAAGCCACCGGATGGACACGTGTGCGATCCCAAATGTGCTCTTTGTGGAAAGGGACATGAACTGGGCAACAAGAAGTGTCGCGAGATCTACCGAACTCCGTACATCGTCAGGAAACGCCGGTGGGAGCGGAAGCTCCAAGAAGAGGAGGCGAAGAAAACACCCTCGTCTGGGCGAAAAAGCCGATCAAGAAGCCGGGagggcttccggagccgctccGGCTCCTTCCCTCGCCTCGGTCACCCGGGCCGTTCCAGCTCCAGGGGCTGCTCCAGCTCCAGGGATCGTTCCGGCTCCGGGGTCCACTCCGGCTCCAGGGCAAGATCGTCGTCAAGGCCGAGGaatgaagccaacaagcaaagggaG GTAGATGACACCCGCTCCCCACCTCTGAAAAGGAAACCAGGCGCGAACGCGCCACAAGAACCCACAATGGCAGATCTGTGCAAGAAAATGGACGACTTCCAGGCGAGCTGGGAGGCAAAGTTCGCATCAGTCGTCCAAGCCATCCAGGCGCTATCGGAAGAAAGCCAGAAACACAGGGCCGCGTTGGTGAGCATTAATAACTGGCAGAGGGAAACAGAGCAGAAAGTACATGGTGGTTCTCAGACGGCTGCGACCCTAATACCACTGGGTGATAATCCACAATTCAATCATGGCCAGTCACAATAA
- the LOC139059089 gene encoding uncharacterized protein isoform X2, whose product MEVVVQGEDISPEEFSEKVGWFTINTSRQRGSQDGGREGGSQGVGSDRRERQDGGHGHVSTKSIKMAGRKLALRSVASQQPRLPTGLHKVIIRPSGGLKALSLGGDVKIYEIVRAAAGVNLKEAKEDIIQLNTKQNTILVGTMSEERMHRYLKIKILQVDQAKYEVNAYLSAPDGSGKGVIHGIPVKHTEAQILDNLDCSRNPKIRGVRRMGKTSTSVLILFVNDNVPFWIYYGGGLLKCFLYKKKFEVCNACGHLGHRSDVCPDPDDVKCRGCGTVKPPDGHVCDPKCALCGKGHELGNKKCREIYRTPYIVRKRRWERKLQEEEAKKTPSSGRKSRSRSREGFRSRSGSFPRLGHPGRSSSRGCSSSRDRSGSGVHSGSRARSSSRPRNEANKQRELWVHEALINLTRLPELRTKEDVIPRKSGKNTNGFAVYHPTPAIFVTRLQCSGFVKDL is encoded by the exons ATGGAGGTTGTTGTTCAAGGGGAGGATATTTCTCCTGAAGAATTTTCCGAGAAGGTCGGTTGGTTCACGATCAACACAAGCCGGCAACGCggcagccaagatggcggccgcgaaggAGGAAGCCAAGGTGTCGGCTCGGATCGAAGAGAGagacaagatggcggccacggcCACGTGAGCACCAAATCAATCAAGATGGCGGGGAGGAAATTGGCGCTGCGCTCCGTGGCGTCACAGCAACCACGCCTACCTACTGGCTTGCATAAGGTGATAATCAGACCGAGCGGAGGATTGAAAGCTCTATCTTTGGGTGGAGACGTGAAGATATATGAGATTGTTCGAGCCGCTGCGGGCGTGAATTTGAAGGAGGCTAAGGAAGACATTATTCAACTTAACACCAAGCAAAACACCATTTTGGTGGGCACCATGAGTGAAGAAAGAATGCATCGGTACCTGAAGATAAAAATACTTCAGGTTGATCAGGCAAAATACGAAGTAAACGCCTACCTGTCAGCCCCCGATGGCAGTGGCAAAGGAGTTATTCATGGGATCCCGGTGAAACACACGGAAGCACAGATTCTGGACAACCTGGATTGTTCAAGGAACCCCAAAATCAGAGGGGTCAGAAGAATGGGGAAGACATCGACCTCAGTTCTGATACTCTTCGTAAACGATAATGTGCCGTTTTGGATTTATTATGGAGGCGGGCTCCTCAAGTGCTTCCTCTACAAAAAGAAGTTTGAGGTGTGCAACGCATGCGGACATCttgggcaccgctctgatgtgtgtccggACCCGGACGACGTCAAGTGCCGCGGCTGCGGTACGGTGAAGCCACCGGATGGACACGTGTGCGATCCCAAATGTGCTCTTTGTGGAAAGGGACATGAACTGGGCAACAAGAAGTGTCGCGAGATCTACCGAACTCCGTACATCGTCAGGAAACGCCGGTGGGAGCGGAAGCTCCAAGAAGAGGAGGCGAAGAAAACACCCTCGTCTGGGCGAAAAAGCCGATCAAGAAGCCGGGagggcttccggagccgctccGGCTCCTTCCCTCGCCTCGGTCACCCGGGCCGTTCCAGCTCCAGGGGCTGCTCCAGCTCCAGGGATCGTTCCGGCTCCGGGGTCCACTCCGGCTCCAGGGCAAGATCGTCGTCAAGGCCGAGGaatgaagccaacaagcaaagggaG CTTTGGGTCCATGAAGCGCTCATCAATCTGACGCGGCTTCCCGAGCTACGTACGAAGGAAGACGTCATCCCCAGGAAGAGCGGAAAGAACACCAACGGGTTCGCAGTATACCATCCCACCCCCGCAATATTTGTAACGCGCCTTCAGTGCTCGGGCTTTGTCAAAGATCTGTAG